CAAACCCTTATGCTGTTCGATATCGCCGTGCCGCGCAACGTTGCCGCCGATGCCAACGAACTGCCCCATGTTTGGGTGTTTAACGTGGATGACCTGAAGGCAGTAGTGGCGCAAAATCAGGAAAGTCGCCGCCAAATGGCGTTGGAAGCAGAAGGAATTTTGGAAGAAGAAGTAGAAGCATTTGATATTTGGTGGCGATCGCTCGACACGATTTCCACCATTAGCAGCCTTCGCAACAAAATCGAAACTATCCGTAGTCAGGAAATGGAAAAAGCACTCTCGCGCCTAGGCTCCGAGTTTGGCGAAAAGCATCAAGAAGTTATTGAAGCCTTAACACGCGGCATTGTTAACAAAATTCTCCACGACCCAATGGTACAACTTCGCGCTCAACAAGACATTGAGGCACGCCGGAAAGCCATGCAGACGTTGCAGGTATTGTTCAATCTCGAGACTCAACAAATAATTTAGAAACCCCAGACATCTGGCTGGCTAGCGAAGTCAGATGTCTTGACAGTCGGATTCTATACGACAGTATCCTATAGCTTGACCGATTTCAACTGACTACGAGGGTCAAACACTCGACTCGCTCGTACCTTTTCGTACAACTCTCGCTCCACCTCGGTTAAATCAGTCGGCGGCACAATGATGACCTTGACAAGCTGATCCCCTCTGCCATCTTTAACTTTCCGCCATCCCTTGCCCCGCAGCCGCAAAGTTTGCCCTGAGCGAATGCCTGCGGGAATATTCATCGTGACAGAACCCTCGGGGGTCGGCACTTCAATCGAGGCACCTAAGACCGCTTCATCAGGGGCGATCGCGACCTCGCACAACAAATTATCCCCATCAAACTGAAAGAACGGATGGGGCTGCGTTTCCATCACTAAATATAAATCGCCCCGCTGCTGATTGTAAGGATTAATCTGTCCCTTACCCTTCACCCGAATCCGACTCCCTGGCTTTGCCCCAGCTGGAATCCGTACCGTTACCATTTCGCCATTCAAACTTAGGCGCTTTTGCACGCCATGAAACGCTTCAGCCAGTGTCAGGGCGATCGGCGACTCAATATCCTGTCCTGCCCCTGCCGGATCGCCACCATAGCCAGAAAAATCTCCATACCCTGACCCTGGTGCGCCCGGACGATAGGTATAGCTACTGCTACTGCTGCTTCTGCGCTGCGCTCCTGGAGGAGTGCTCCCAAAGCGACCCAACAGTTCATCAATAAACTCATCAAAATTGTTGTATTTACCAAAGTCAACGCTATTTGCACCCACTCCGCCACCATAAGGTGAGCCAGATGTGCCCGCCTGCTTCCAATACTGACCAAACTGGTCATACTTCCGCCGCTTATCTGGATCTGACAGCACCTCGTAAGCTTCACCGACTTCTTTAAATTTTGCTTCTGCCGACTTGTCTCCAGGGTTTACGTCCGGGTGGTATTTCCGCGCCTGTTTGCGATAGCTCTGCTTAATCTCATCAGCAGTGGCGCTTTTCCCTACACCCAGCGTCGCATAATAATCTTTGAAATCAGTCGCAGCCATTCCGGTTTCCCTATGGATTTTACATAAAACACCTATCCTTAACCTATCAGGACTTTGAGTGATTTAGGTTCGGTTCCAAAGCTGGAAATAGGGAAATTGCCGTACCTAGCTCAAAATGCCTAACTCGACTTTATTCTTCAGGTAGGTCAGAATTATAGCCTTCACCATCAATCCAATCTAAAAGGCTAATCCAAAGCTCATGGAAAGCATAGGTCAACCAACTAAGTTGCTGAATGTTGTTATGAACTGCGTCTAATTCTTGAGGATATTGATCCAATAACCATTGTTGTAGCTCTCCATTATGAACAGTTTCCAAATGGGCAAAAATATTTTCTTGCTCAACATCAATCAATTCTCTAAAGGATTCATGCTCCTGATCAAATTGACAGGGATCAGTCAGAGCCAGCTTGGGATGATCTTGAACCGCGACCTTAACAAACTCAATGATTCTTCGGAAGGCTTGCAAGGCTTCGTTCAAGTCATCATAACGTCGCGTAATGTTATCTTTGGCTTCGTTGATTTGACACAAGGTTTCTAACTCAGTTTGACCCAGTATTGCTGGATATAGATAACGAGGAATCAGCATGACGATCGCCCCTCTCTGGCTCAGATCATCTCTTAGTCTTTCATCAATCCCCAAACTTCCTTCAAACCGAGTTGCAATAACATGGGCACCCTGCAAATTGACTCTGGTTAAGTTGGCGCTGCTCAGGTTTGCATCATTCAAAGTTGCTCCACTCAAATCAGCTTCGTTTAAATATGCCCGATTGAGTAAAGCGTGACAGAGTTCTGCCCCTTGCAAGCACGCACGCAGCAAAATCACCTCAGTCATTTCAGCCCGATTCAAGGTCGTATTTTTAAGATTGGCACCGCTTAAGTAAGCGCGGCTTAATTTTGCATCATCAAGGTTACAGCCTTCTAGAATGGCATCACTTAAATTAGCCCGAAACAGCTTAGCATTTTGCAGGTTGGCACCCTGCAAATTTGCTGCTACTAAAAGAGCACCGCTCAAGTCTGCGTTGGCTAACTGGGCATTGCTTAAGTTGATGCCTCGCATGTCTGCCCCAATAAGCCTTGCACCCTGAAGATTGGCTTGGTGGAGGGTGGCAAAGGTCAAGTTGGCTCGGTTCAGCGACACTGCCTGAAGATCAGCATGGCTTAAATCTGTTCCTCTTAATCTAGCGCCATCCAGTCTGGCACAGGTTAATTGAGCACTATTTAGCTTGGCGCGCCGCAAGCGCGTTCCCAAGAGTTGGGCTTCGATCAGAAAAGCATGATTCAAATCAGCGCGTTCCAGGTTAGCGCGCTGTAAATCGGTACGGTATAGGCTGGCGTTGCTCAAATTCGCATTAATTAAATCGGCACCTGTGAGGTTTGTGTCACTTAGATTTGCATGGCACAGGTTGGCATTATTAAGGTCAACGCGCCGTAGGTCTGCACCTGAGAGGTCGGCACCCGAAAGATTAGCGCTTGAAAGATTAGCGCCGGAAAGATTAGCTCCCCTTAAGTTAGCGCTACTTAAGTCGCAGCCTCGTAAGTCAAAACCTTGTAGGTCAGCCCCTTGTAAATCAGTTCCGGGGCAATTTCCATAAGCACACAAATCAGCAGGTAAGTTTGTCATGGGCTTTTGTCCATCACGACTAGTTTTCAATCATTCAGTTAATGTTTTGGATAAATTTAACGAGGATCAGCGCCGATCGGGAAATCAAAGCGATCGCCCCGTCAGAGCAGTTTAAGCCAGATCAACCGTTATTTTTGTACAGATGGACACATATGTACGCATTGTGCGCATGTCATTTCTAAGAGAATCCAGAGCCAGTGCTTATCTACAAATCAGTTTACAAACGTATGATTCACGACAAATCAAATAACAATGCGCATATAAAATAAGCCCTATCACTTTAAGTTGGATGAGACAAATGACAAGCTTGGATCAAACCTTAAACAGCCGTCATCGTGGCAGACCCATGCTCTCCAAAGCTGAACGAAAGCGGGCAAGAAACTTATCAGTCTCTGATGAAGCTTGGAAAAAATTAGAAGAACAAATTCAGAGCTTATCGGTCAAAACGGCTTCTGAACTGGTTGAGAAAATTGGGCTAGGTCAGATTCAGTTAATCACAGCAGAATCATCAACCTTAGGAGATATCCCCATTTGCCGTCGGCTGAAGGCGTTGATGGAAAAGCCTATTGCTGCGTTTGGATCAATTTTGGCATTTGTGCGCCGTACCTGTTGGCAACTCAATCTTGAACCCTCTGATGCACGGGTTTATGACATTACGTTGAAGGCAAGCACCATCGTTTTCTATGCGGGTTATACCCATCCTGATGTTCTCATTAATAATCCCAGCGCTTTGACCAAGTGGCTGTGCTATGAAATTTTGCAAGCTGAAGCCGATCGCCAACCCCCGCAACAATCGCCCCTGGCTTGCACAAGGGGTGAACTCTCTGAAATTGAACCGTCTGAAGTTGAACGAATTTTTTGGCAAATTAACCACGCCTTCGATCGCCTAGAAATGGCAGCGCGATCGCCTGAATACAAAGCTCTCAAAATGAAAACCATGGACGGCTTAACTATCAAACAAATTAGCCGCATCTTCAAGCTGCAAAAACACGAAGTCAGCAAAGTTGAAGTGAGCCGCATGATTAAGCAAGGCTTGGTAAATTTTCGAGAGTTATTCTACGATGTCCAAGAAGACGTGTCGCACACCCTTGATGTAGCCCCTTCTCAAAACAGGCAACAGGTACAACAAACTGCCCAAAATTACCTAGAACTAGCACTGCAAAAAACTTTGACCGATAAAGCGTTAGGACAATTGCAGGATATTCTCTTGGCAACCAGCCATGACCCCTATTTAGATTTCTGGTTAAACGAAATTGATTACTGTCTGCGCGATCGCATCCCTTTTCTACAAAAGCACAACAGTAAAACGCTCGAACCTGATGCAGCCGTCGGAGACTTACTAGCAGAAAACCTCGAAGAACATCTTCTACAGAAAAAGAAAGAGATCGATCGAGAGTTAGCGTTTTGTCAGACTGCCCAACAGATCCAACAGGTGCTAGAAACCTATGCTGAAAAGGAGGCGATCGCCAAGCTATCCATTAAGCACCTGCTTAGCTAAACGACCCATTGGGGTTCATGAAGGAATGAGAATGAGAATTAAATGATTGTGTTGTCGGCGATCGTCGCTCCTTTAATCGTGACAATAATGCCACTGCGAATATAGAAGCCCAAATCTTCACGCTCCGCCTCTTGAACATTGTCCTTATTGATGATTTGGACATTTCGACCGATGCGCCCGTTCTTATCAATAATGGCCCGCCGAATAGTTGTATTCATACCAATGCCAATTGGCACACTGCCCCGCGCGATATCAGCTTCTCGGTCTGGAAGAGGCTGATAGAAATCTGCCCCCATCAACAAGGAATCTTGAATGGTGCAGCCCGACTCAATCCGAGTCCGAATTCCTAAAATTGAATGGTGAATTTGACAGTCTTTCATAATTGAGCCATCGCCAATCATGGAATCTGTCACTCGACAGTTTTGCATCTTGCTAGGTGGCAAGGCACGACCTCTAGTATAAATAGGAGCCTTTTCGTCGTAGAAGCTGAACGCAGGATGGGGATGCTGGGTCAGCGCCAAGTTGGCATCATAGAATGCTTCAATGGTTCCAATGTCTTCCCAGTAGCCATTGAATAAATACGCCTGAATATTATGGTCTATGGAAGCCGCCGGAATAATCTCTTTACCAAAGTCTGTTTGATCAGGATATTTCTTGAGAAGATCAACCAAAACCTGAGTGCTAAATACATAGATGCCCATTGAGGCAATATAAGGGCTGGCGATCGCCTGCTCAGGCGTTAGTCCCAAGGTTGTTGTATCGACCTGCATCTCATGAAGGGCATCGCCTTTAGGCTTCTCACTAAAGTCAATGATCTTTCCGTGGTCATCAATTTTCACGAGTCCAAAGTCAGAGGCGCGCTTCTCATCTACGGGCAACACCGAAATTGTAATGTCGGCTCCAGTATCTCGGTGGCGCTGCACAAACTTGGCATAGTCCATGCGATAGAGATGATCGCCTGAGAGAATTAAAAACTCGCTCACGTCCCATTCTTTGAACAAGGGAAGATACTGACGCACTGCATCTGCTGTGCCTTGAAACCAGTTGGGGTTTTCGGGAGTTCGTTGAGCCGCTAAAACTTCTACAAAACCCTCATGGAAGCCAGAAAAGCTGTAAGTACGAGAAAGATGTCGATTAAGAGAGGCTGAGTTGAACTGAGTTAGAACGTAAATCTTATAGATGTCTGAGTTAATGCAATTACTAACTGGAATATCGATCAAGCGATACTTCCCGGCAAGAGGCACGGCAGGTTTTGCTCGTAGCTTCGTTAAAGGATATAAACGGGTGCCAGCACCGCCGCCCAAAATGATTGCTAATACTTTTTTCACAAAGACCTCTTAACCGTTTCTTTATACTTCACGTACTCCCAAACTTTAGTGTCTGATGGTATGTGGAAGTTGGCAAGAGGTTATAGATACAAGATCATGAGGTCGCTAGAAGTTTGATCCCCATTTAGTCCGCTAGAGGATTGAGATCAGTTCACAGAACTAACTTAGGGGAGATCAGATTTACTAGAGTGATGAGTGTTGTTCTAGTGATCTGATTTCATTTTTACAGAGGGATCAGGATGGACAGAGAAGGTGAGGACAGTCTCGTCAACGCCTTTTAGTTGCAGCGGGCTGAACTTGGTAATGGTGTCTTCTTCTAGTTCTAAGTAATCTGCGACAGCCGCGGAAACGAGGATAGAGCTAGGTTCGGCAGCTTCTTGAATCCGGGCGGCAATGTTGACGCTAGGACCGATCGCCGTATAGTCCGATCGCACCGGACCGCCAAACATGCCTACAACAGCAGTGCCCTGATGAATGCCGCAGCGAAACTGCACCCTAGGGATGCCTTGAGCTTCCCACCGATCGTTGAGAGCCGCGAGGGAGCGATACATTTGGCGGGCAGCGGCGATCGCGCGTTTCACCTGCTCGTTAGGGCTAAGTTCTTCGGGGGCACCAAAAATTGCCAGAATTGCATCTCCCATAAACTTGTCTACTGTGCCGCCATTCTCAAAAATAGCGTGGGTCATTTCGGTCAAATATTCGTTGAGTAGTTCGGCAACCCGGCGCGATCGCAAATTGTTCGAGAGCTGCGTAAACCCAATAATGTCGCTAAACAAAATAGTAATCATCCGCGGTTCTGGACGTAAATCCAACGTCAGGTTGCCCTCAGCCGCTTTCTTCACTAACGATGGCGGCAAGAAGCGCCCTAAAACCGATTCGGTCAGGTAGGTATTCAACGCAGCGACCCGTTGCTCGTTTTCTTTGAGGGCAAGCAGGTTGCGCACCTCTGCCACTAGCTCCCGGTTATTAAAAGGCTTTGACAGGTAAGCATCTGCTCCTTTTTCGGCTCCTTCTAGTCGCGTGTCTTCATCCGCTTTAGCCGTTAACAGAATGATTGGAGTTCCTCTTAACGCCTCGTCTTGACGAATCATGCCGATCATTTCTAGCCCAGATACCATTGGCATCATCAGATCAGTAATGATGAGGTTAGGGCGATGGGATTGGACAACCTGGAAACCCTCAGCGCCATTCCGAGCAGTCAAAATCCGATGTCCCATCTGTTGCAGCACACCAGAAACATAGTTCCGCATATCGGCATTGTCTTCTACCACCAAAATTGTGGCGGTTTTTGCCAGTTCTGCCTCACCTGGCGCAGTGGGCAACGGGGAAGTTGGGGCGACTGCCAAAGCAGAGGGCAGCGGATTTTCGGTTTGTTGATGTGGGTCAGTGTCTACATCTGCCAGTTCAACCTGTGCCCGACTTTGTTCAATCTCTACTGGAATCTCAATGATCTGAGCCGTTGGTAAGTGAGTCGTCCCTGTTTGTAACCACACAGAAAAGCTCGTACCTTCGCCGTAAATTGATTCAACCGTAACTTGCCCACTATGCATTTCCACCAATTCTTTCACTAGAGACAGCCCTAAGCCGCTGCCTTCATGGCTGCGACTTGCTGAGCCGTCGGCTTGGCGAAAGCGATCGAACAAATGAGGAATTTGGTCAGGACGAATGCCAATGCCCGTATCTTTAACCTGCATTAAGCAATGATCGCCCTCCTGCCTGAGGATGATCTCAATTTTGCCGCCTGCTTCGGTAAACTTAATGGCATTGGATAGCAAGTTGTAGAGAACTTTATCAAATTTTTCTAGATCTAAATAAACTGCTGGACATTCTTCTAAATGAGGCAATAGGCGGATTTGCTTCTTTTCGCAGTAGGAGGCGAAGGAGCCGACCACTTGGTTGACAAACTCCAAGAGATTGCAAGGACGGAACTTGGGCTGCATCAGTCCTGCATCTAGGCGCTGCAAATCGAGCAGTTGGTTAACCAAGCGGAGTAAGCGGCGGGAGTTACGAAGGGCAATGACAGACTGGTCGTAGGAAAGTCCTTCTTCTTGGGCAACCGCAGATTCTAGAGGCCCAATTGTTAACGTTAAGGGTGTGCGGAACTCGTGGGAGACGTTTTGAAAAAACTCGGTTTTTTGTTTGTCGAGTTCAAGCAATTGCTCTGCCTGCTGCCGCATGGTTTGGTACAGCCGAGACTGCTGCACGGCGATCGCTGCTTGAGCGGCTACAGCCTGAGCCAGACCTATTTCAGCCGTTTCCCAGCGCCGAGGCTGGCGAGTTTGGCGCAAGGAAATGCTGCCAATGATCTTGCCATCGTATAGCAGGGGCACGACTAAGAGGGCACGAGCAGGCGATCGGAGCAGCATATCAGTCACATTCAGTTCTAACTGATCGCTCACATCATCAATCACGACTGGAGCCTGCGTCTCCAGTAATTGCTTCAGAACAGGATTTCCCTCAATAGGAGCTTTAGACTGCGGTAACAGTGGCTGTTGCTCTTCGTTGGCATCATGTAAACCCACGCACTGGACAAACTCATCTTCTTCAGTCCACAAAGACAAAGCACAGCCATCGGCATGAAGCGCTTGCCCAAGCTGCTGAGTAATAGCAGCAAAAATTTCCTGAGGATCGAGGCTAGAGCGAATCGCCGCCGTAATGGTGTTAACTAATGCCTCTCGTTTCGCCAAAGCTCGGACTTGCTCATAGGCTCTTGCCTGAGACAAAGCCAGGGCAGCTTGATCTGCCACCATCCTAATCAGCTGAACTTCGTCGTCTTCCCAGGTGCGCGGCTTACCGCATTGGTGCAACGCCAGAACTGCCATCAAATCTTGCTGAAGGACAAGGGGGACAATCAAGCTAGAGACGATTCCAGCCGCCTGGTATGCCTGCCGACGGAGATCTTTTACATCTCCCTGGATTCGTTCGTCAGTTTGAGCCTCATTAATGACCTGAACTTGACGGGTTTCCCAAAGGGTATGCGCCAGGCTGCTGGAGCTACCATCCATTCGTGACAAAGAGATTTCTGAAGTCGCTTGTCCTGCACCAGGAGCCGGAATCGTGTAGACAAACCACTCGTCTTCTAAGTGTCCGTTTTGAAAAGGACGGAGAAGGCAGCAGTCTACCTCAAACATGTGCCCGACTGTCTCCACAATGGTTTGGAGAATTTCTTGGTAACTGAGGGCACTGCGAATGGTGTTGGTGACTGCATTGAGCAACGACTCTTGCCGCAGCGTGCGCTGAAGCTCTTGAGTACGGGCTTTGAGAATGCTATGGGTATCTGCGGCTTGGCGCACCACGACTTTGAGTTCGTCGTCGTCCCACGGCTTAGTAACATATTTGAAGACTTTGCCAGAGTTAATGGCTTCTACCAAATCGCCCACGTCGGTATAACCCGTGAGAATGATTCGAATCGTATCGGGATATTGGGTTGCCGTCAGACCCAAAAACTCCGTGCCGCTCATGAGCGGCATTCGTTGGTCTGAAATGATGACAGCGACCTCGCCCTGGCGATCGAGAATCTCTAGGGCAGCCGGGCCGCTTTCTGCTTTCAGCACCTTGAACTCGCGGTGAAAGATGCGATAAAG
The DNA window shown above is from Timaviella obliquedivisa GSE-PSE-MK23-08B and carries:
- a CDS encoding DnaJ domain-containing protein, whose amino-acid sequence is MAATDFKDYYATLGVGKSATADEIKQSYRKQARKYHPDVNPGDKSAEAKFKEVGEAYEVLSDPDKRRKYDQFGQYWKQAGTSGSPYGGGVGANSVDFGKYNNFDEFIDELLGRFGSTPPGAQRRSSSSSSYTYRPGAPGSGYGDFSGYGGDPAGAGQDIESPIALTLAEAFHGVQKRLSLNGEMVTVRIPAGAKPGSRIRVKGKGQINPYNQQRGDLYLVMETQPHPFFQFDGDNLLCEVAIAPDEAVLGASIEVPTPEGSVTMNIPAGIRSGQTLRLRGKGWRKVKDGRGDQLVKVIIVPPTDLTEVERELYEKVRASRVFDPRSQLKSVKL
- a CDS encoding pentapeptide repeat-containing protein, with translation MTNLPADLCAYGNCPGTDLQGADLQGFDLRGCDLSSANLRGANLSGANLSSANLSGADLSGADLRRVDLNNANLCHANLSDTNLTGADLINANLSNASLYRTDLQRANLERADLNHAFLIEAQLLGTRLRRAKLNSAQLTCARLDGARLRGTDLSHADLQAVSLNRANLTFATLHQANLQGARLIGADMRGINLSNAQLANADLSGALLVAANLQGANLQNAKLFRANLSDAILEGCNLDDAKLSRAYLSGANLKNTTLNRAEMTEVILLRACLQGAELCHALLNRAYLNEADLSGATLNDANLSSANLTRVNLQGAHVIATRFEGSLGIDERLRDDLSQRGAIVMLIPRYLYPAILGQTELETLCQINEAKDNITRRYDDLNEALQAFRRIIEFVKVAVQDHPKLALTDPCQFDQEHESFRELIDVEQENIFAHLETVHNGELQQWLLDQYPQELDAVHNNIQQLSWLTYAFHELWISLLDWIDGEGYNSDLPEE
- a CDS encoding glucose-1-phosphate adenylyltransferase, producing MKKVLAIILGGGAGTRLYPLTKLRAKPAVPLAGKYRLIDIPVSNCINSDIYKIYVLTQFNSASLNRHLSRTYSFSGFHEGFVEVLAAQRTPENPNWFQGTADAVRQYLPLFKEWDVSEFLILSGDHLYRMDYAKFVQRHRDTGADITISVLPVDEKRASDFGLVKIDDHGKIIDFSEKPKGDALHEMQVDTTTLGLTPEQAIASPYIASMGIYVFSTQVLVDLLKKYPDQTDFGKEIIPAASIDHNIQAYLFNGYWEDIGTIEAFYDANLALTQHPHPAFSFYDEKAPIYTRGRALPPSKMQNCRVTDSMIGDGSIMKDCQIHHSILGIRTRIESGCTIQDSLLMGADFYQPLPDREADIARGSVPIGIGMNTTIRRAIIDKNGRIGRNVQIINKDNVQEAEREDLGFYIRSGIIVTIKGATIADNTII
- a CDS encoding response regulator, which translates into the protein MNVKTKTKFTILVVDDEPDNLDLLYRIFHREFKVLKAESGPAALEILDRQGEVAVIISDQRMPLMSGTEFLGLTATQYPDTIRIILTGYTDVGDLVEAINSGKVFKYVTKPWDDDELKVVVRQAADTHSILKARTQELQRTLRQESLLNAVTNTIRSALSYQEILQTIVETVGHMFEVDCCLLRPFQNGHLEDEWFVYTIPAPGAGQATSEISLSRMDGSSSSLAHTLWETRQVQVINEAQTDERIQGDVKDLRRQAYQAAGIVSSLIVPLVLQQDLMAVLALHQCGKPRTWEDDEVQLIRMVADQAALALSQARAYEQVRALAKREALVNTITAAIRSSLDPQEIFAAITQQLGQALHADGCALSLWTEEDEFVQCVGLHDANEEQQPLLPQSKAPIEGNPVLKQLLETQAPVVIDDVSDQLELNVTDMLLRSPARALLVVPLLYDGKIIGSISLRQTRQPRRWETAEIGLAQAVAAQAAIAVQQSRLYQTMRQQAEQLLELDKQKTEFFQNVSHEFRTPLTLTIGPLESAVAQEEGLSYDQSVIALRNSRRLLRLVNQLLDLQRLDAGLMQPKFRPCNLLEFVNQVVGSFASYCEKKQIRLLPHLEECPAVYLDLEKFDKVLYNLLSNAIKFTEAGGKIEIILRQEGDHCLMQVKDTGIGIRPDQIPHLFDRFRQADGSASRSHEGSGLGLSLVKELVEMHSGQVTVESIYGEGTSFSVWLQTGTTHLPTAQIIEIPVEIEQSRAQVELADVDTDPHQQTENPLPSALAVAPTSPLPTAPGEAELAKTATILVVEDNADMRNYVSGVLQQMGHRILTARNGAEGFQVVQSHRPNLIITDLMMPMVSGLEMIGMIRQDEALRGTPIILLTAKADEDTRLEGAEKGADAYLSKPFNNRELVAEVRNLLALKENEQRVAALNTYLTESVLGRFLPPSLVKKAAEGNLTLDLRPEPRMITILFSDIIGFTQLSNNLRSRRVAELLNEYLTEMTHAIFENGGTVDKFMGDAILAIFGAPEELSPNEQVKRAIAAARQMYRSLAALNDRWEAQGIPRVQFRCGIHQGTAVVGMFGGPVRSDYTAIGPSVNIAARIQEAAEPSSILVSAAVADYLELEEDTITKFSPLQLKGVDETVLTFSVHPDPSVKMKSDH